In Allomuricauda ruestringensis DSM 13258, the following proteins share a genomic window:
- a CDS encoding TonB-dependent receptor, with protein sequence MHKKILSVIAISLALVQFAFAQVGTIRGELTDGEFNDVLPFANILVKGTTVGTTSDFEGAYSLEVEPGTYTVVFSYIGYTPQEITDVVVEASKITELNVLLQPASAQLDEVVVTTTVRKNTEASVLNLQKNSVTLMDGLSLEGIKTMGASNIASAVKRVPGVSVQDGKYVYVRGLGDRYTKSILNGMDIPGLDPDKNTVQMDIFPTNILENVIVLKSASAELPADFTGGVVNIITKDFPTQKQMSISASVGYNPSMHFQDNYLSYEGGATDFLGFDDGTRELPFPSSSVIPSPSDSDRNSILDDYTRAFEPNMAAQEQTSKPDFSLGFSYGNQFNVGDNTLGFIASLDYKNTTRFYEGFENGIYQKAPESDIYELRFDRRQRGDLGTNNVLGSALAGLSYKTGRSKYRLNLLHIQNGESRAALYNQRTEISNALDVVKDNLEYSERSVSNLLLSGKHTSENASFTSEWSLSPTFTSVQDKDVRLTTFIVNPDGFTISSDAGFPTRLWRDLKEINAVGKIDFTKSYSLFDNKALFKFGGLYSYKQREYGIYNYDIAFYNFSTASLDGDPDAILLEENIWTRENNSGSYARGSFQPANSFDSNQNTAAFYLSNEFKFANKLRAIIGIRAENFTTFFTGQNNTGTEVYDEEKTISELDFFPSVNFIYEVKDNVNMRLSYSKTTARPSFKELSVVQIADLLTGVLFLGNLDLQPTYIDNFDFRFEIFGDSAQMFAISSFYKKFKDPIEIVAYDITAPNQFTPRNSPSADVLGLEFEARKNFGFISEGLQDLSLNLNVSIIDSKIEMAKGENQEYDSRQTFARDGETIDETRQLQGQSPFLVNAGLNYNNRNIGLETGVFYNVQGKTLEVVGFGQNPDVFTQPFNSLNFNFSKTLGQEQNSKITLKVNNILNDTRESLYDSFGAAKQNFSYREIGTAFSLGYSLNF encoded by the coding sequence ATGCATAAAAAAATCCTCTCAGTAATCGCGATTTCGCTGGCTTTGGTTCAGTTTGCATTCGCACAAGTAGGTACCATTAGAGGAGAGTTGACAGATGGTGAGTTTAATGATGTATTACCTTTTGCAAATATTTTAGTAAAGGGCACTACAGTTGGTACTACCTCCGATTTTGAGGGGGCCTATTCCCTAGAAGTGGAACCAGGTACGTACACCGTGGTATTTTCATATATTGGGTATACCCCACAAGAAATTACCGATGTGGTTGTGGAGGCCAGCAAGATTACAGAACTCAACGTACTGCTCCAGCCTGCCTCAGCCCAATTGGACGAAGTAGTTGTTACAACAACCGTAAGGAAAAACACCGAAGCTTCCGTATTGAACCTTCAAAAGAATTCCGTAACCCTTATGGACGGATTGTCGTTAGAAGGTATCAAAACAATGGGAGCAAGCAATATAGCTTCCGCCGTAAAAAGGGTGCCTGGAGTTTCCGTGCAAGACGGGAAATATGTTTATGTTCGGGGATTGGGCGATCGTTATACCAAATCCATCTTGAACGGTATGGACATACCTGGACTTGACCCGGACAAGAACACTGTGCAAATGGATATTTTTCCGACCAATATTTTGGAAAATGTGATTGTTTTGAAATCAGCATCAGCTGAATTACCAGCTGATTTTACGGGAGGTGTAGTCAATATCATCACAAAAGATTTCCCAACACAAAAGCAGATGTCAATTTCCGCTTCGGTCGGTTATAACCCAAGTATGCATTTCCAAGATAATTACTTAAGTTATGAAGGTGGCGCAACTGACTTTTTGGGGTTTGATGACGGCACAAGAGAACTTCCATTTCCTTCAAGTTCAGTTATTCCAAGCCCATCGGATTCCGATAGAAATAGTATTTTGGATGACTACACCAGAGCTTTTGAACCCAACATGGCCGCTCAGGAACAAACATCCAAACCCGATTTTAGTCTAGGTTTTAGCTATGGGAACCAATTTAATGTAGGCGACAATACTTTAGGTTTTATTGCTTCTTTGGATTATAAAAACACAACAAGGTTTTATGAAGGTTTTGAAAACGGGATATATCAAAAAGCCCCAGAAAGTGATATTTACGAACTTCGCTTTGACAGGAGGCAACGAGGCGATTTAGGAACCAACAATGTATTGGGTTCTGCTTTGGCGGGACTTTCCTATAAAACAGGGAGGTCAAAATACCGTTTAAACCTACTACATATCCAAAATGGGGAATCCAGAGCGGCATTGTACAACCAAAGAACCGAAATTTCCAACGCCCTTGATGTGGTAAAGGACAATTTGGAATATTCCGAACGTTCTGTGAGCAATTTGTTGCTATCTGGAAAACATACCTCTGAAAATGCTTCTTTTACTTCGGAATGGAGCTTGTCACCAACTTTCACAAGCGTTCAGGATAAAGATGTGAGGCTAACCACTTTCATAGTCAACCCCGATGGCTTCACCATTAGTTCAGACGCAGGCTTTCCAACCCGACTATGGAGGGATTTGAAAGAGATAAACGCTGTTGGCAAAATAGACTTTACTAAAAGCTATAGCCTGTTCGACAATAAGGCTCTATTTAAATTTGGAGGGCTCTACAGCTACAAACAGAGAGAATACGGTATCTATAATTACGATATAGCCTTCTATAATTTTAGCACGGCCAGTCTTGATGGAGATCCAGATGCAATTTTACTAGAAGAAAACATTTGGACCCGCGAAAACAATTCTGGCTCTTATGCGAGAGGTAGCTTTCAGCCTGCAAATAGTTTTGATTCAAACCAGAATACTGCCGCTTTTTACCTTTCCAATGAATTCAAGTTTGCCAATAAATTAAGAGCCATCATTGGAATCAGAGCCGAAAACTTCACCACCTTTTTTACTGGACAAAACAATACTGGAACCGAAGTTTACGACGAAGAAAAAACCATAAGCGAACTGGACTTTTTCCCTTCGGTCAACTTTATTTATGAGGTAAAGGACAATGTGAACATGAGGCTTTCCTATTCCAAAACCACGGCAAGGCCAAGTTTTAAGGAACTATCCGTAGTGCAGATTGCAGATTTGTTGACGGGTGTTCTTTTTCTTGGAAACTTGGACCTACAACCTACATATATCGACAATTTTGACTTTAGATTTGAAATTTTTGGCGATAGTGCACAAATGTTTGCTATCAGTAGTTTTTACAAGAAATTTAAAGACCCGATAGAAATCGTTGCCTACGATATAACAGCGCCCAACCAATTTACTCCTCGAAATTCCCCATCGGCAGATGTGTTGGGACTGGAGTTTGAAGCTCGTAAGAATTTTGGTTTTATCTCCGAAGGATTACAGGATTTGAGCCTTAACTTGAACGTATCCATAATCGATTCTAAGATAGAGATGGCAAAAGGTGAAAATCAAGAATATGATTCCAGACAAACATTCGCAAGGGATGGTGAAACCATCGACGAAACAAGACAGTTACAAGGGCAATCCCCTTTTCTGGTAAATGCTGGACTAAACTATAACAACAGAAATATCGGTCTTGAGACAGGTGTTTTCTACAATGTTCAGGGAAAAACTTTGGAAGTAGTTGGTTTTGGGCAAAATCCAGATGTATTCACACAACCTTTCAATAGTTTGAACTTTAATTTTTCAAAAACTTTAGGACAAGAACAAAATAGTAAAATAACCCTTAAAGTGAACAATATACTCAATGACACCAGGGAAAGCTTATACGATTCGTTTGGTGCAGCCAAGCAAAACTTTTCATATAGAGAGATTGGGACAGCTTTTTCGTTAGGGTATAGCCTTAACTTTTAA